In ANME-2 cluster archaeon, the genomic stretch GAATTTCAAAAGAAGAATTTAAATCTCGAATAAAGAAAAGAGCTTCAAGTGGAAGTTGAGATTGTTGAGCCAAGATACAACTCCTTATGAAGTTCTGGTAGATGAGAGAGTTGAAAAAGATTTAGAAAAAGTCCCGAAGTACGTAGTCGATAAATTTCTAAGACTGCTTGATGAATTTGAGAAGAATCCTATTAGACCTAGAACTGGTTTTGATGTGAAACCCATGGAAGGATATCCGGGTAATACATATCGATTAAGGATTGGTAAGTATAGGGTTCTTTATGCAGTTGATGGTGATAATAAAAAGGTCAGGATTACTTCAGTCCAGCACAGAGGGAATGTTTATAAATAAGTTAATGGGCTTGACTATTGGATTTGTTATCCTCTTTTATATTTTGCAGGCATTTGGGCCTGTACCAGATGATGCTTTTTCAAATTGGACTGGAATTCTTGCTCCATTTGGCGCAGTCAT encodes the following:
- a CDS encoding type II toxin-antitoxin system RelE/ParE family toxin gives rise to the protein MSQDTTPYEVLVDERVEKDLEKVPKYVVDKFLRLLDEFEKNPIRPRTGFDVKPMEGYPGNTYRLRIGKYRVLYAVDGDNKKVRITSVQHRGNVYK